The sequence CACCGCCGCCGCGGCGGGGGAGGGCGTCAGCCCCGGCGCGGCCAGGGCGGCGCCGAAGGGCAGCGCGATCAGCAGACGGGTGAGACGGCGAGCAAGCATGCGGTATCCCAGAGAGGAGAGGCGACCGGTGACGCCGTCATCCTGGAGGCCGCTCCCCACAGGCCGGTTGCCGTCGTGTCACGGCTTGGCATCCGGTCGCCCCGCTCGGCCCCGCACGCCGTGGACTACCCTGCAGCACCGTGATCACGTTCCCCGCCGGGTTCATGCTCGGCTGCGCCAGCGCCGCCCACCAGGTCGAGGGCGGCAACCACAACGACTGGACGCGCTTCGAGCAGGAGCCGGGGCGGATCGCCGACGGCAGCGTGTCGGGCATCGCCTGCGACCACTGGAATCGCTACCGCTCCGACCTCGCTGATCTGGCCGCTCTCGGCCAGAACGCGCACCGCTTCTCGGTGGAGTGGTCGCGGATCGAGCCCGAGCCGGGGCGCTTCGATGCAGAGGCCGTCGACCACTACGTGCAGGTGGCGCGCCGCTGCACCGAGCTGGGCATGGAGCCGCTGGTCACCCTGCACCACTTCACCCTCCCGCTGTGGCTGGCCGACCGCGGCGGCGTGCTCGCCGCCGACGCGCCGGCGCTCTTCGGCCGCTACGCGGCGGTGTGCGCGCGCGCCCTCGCCGGACGGGTGCGCTGGTGGATCACCGTCAACGAGCCGGTGATCCTCGCCACCCTGGGCTACCGCTTCGGCGAGTGGCCGCCGGGGCACCGCTCCCAGGCCGAGGCCTTCGCGGCGCTGCGCGCCCTGGTGGCGGTGCACGCCGCCGCCGCCGCCGCGCTCCACGACGAGGCCCGCCGCCAGGGCGTCGAGGCGCGGGTCTCGGTCGCCCACCACTATCGCGGGATGCTGCCGCGGCGGCCCCGCAACCCCCTCGACCGGGCCGCCTCGGTGCTGCCCGACTGGCTGCTGAACCGCTGGTTCCTCCACGCCTGCCGCGACGGCCGGCTGCGCCCGCCGGTGGGGTGGGGGCAGCGGCTCGCCGGCGCGGCGGGCTCGCTCGACTGGCTGGGGGTGAACTACTACACCGACGACCTGGTCTCCTTCGACCCCCGGGCCCCGGCCCGGCTGCTCTCCCGCCAGCATCCCGACCCCGCGCTGCCGCTCTCCACCTTCGGCTGGACCATCGACGCCCAGGGGCTGCGCCGCGCCCTGATGCGGCTCTGGAGGACCTACCGCCTGCCCATCGTGGTGACCGAGAACGGCGTCGCCGACCGCGACGACGAGCTGCGTCCGCGCTACATCGTCGACCACCTCGCCGCCGTGGCCGAGGCCATCGGCGACGGCGCCGAGGTGCGCGGCTACCTGCACTGGACCGCGCTCGACAACTTCGAGTGGGCCCAGGGCTATTCGCAGCGGTTCGGCCTGTTCGCGGTCGACCGCGACACCCTCGAGCGCCGGGCCAAGCCGAGCGCCGCGGTCTTCGCCCGGATCTGCCGTGCCCAGGGCATCCCCGACGAGCTGAGATGACGCGGCGGCGCCACCTGTCGCTGAGCAGCTTCTGGTTCGGCCTCTACGTTCTCTACGGCCCGGTGGGCACCAGCCTGATCCCGGCCCAGGTCGCCAGGCTGGTGCCGCGGGCGCACTACGGCGCGGCGCTCGGCCTGGTGCTCGGCGCCGGCGCGTTCTTCGCGATGGCGCTGCCGCCGCTGGTGGGCGCCTGGTCCGACCGGCTGCGGACCCGGTGGGGACGGCGCCGCCCCATCCTGGTCGCCGGCACCGTGGGGACGGTGCTCAGCCTGGTGGTGATGCTCACCGCCGAGTCCTACACGCAGGTGCTCGTCGGCTACACCCTCGGCCAGGCCTGCAGCAACGCCGCCGCCGCCGCCTACGCCGCGCTGATCCCCGACGTCGTCCCCGCGGCCGAGGTCGGCAGGGCGAGCGGCTGGCTGTCGACGATGCAGCTCGCCGGCAGCGCGACCGGCCTGGCCGCGAACGCTGCGCTGAGCGCCGCCCACCGCTCGCGGCTGACCTACGCGGTGGTCGCCGTCGCCCTGGTGGTGTCGCTGCTGCCCACCCTGCGGGTGGCCGCGGTCGAGGCGCCGGTGCCACCGGCGGGTGTCGCCGCGGTGGCGCCCCGCGGCCTGCGCCGGCGCATCGCCGAGTTCCTGCGGCCGCTGGCGGGGGGCGACTTCGCCTGGGTGGTGGCCACCCGGCTGGTGGTCACCGCCGGGATCAGCGCGGTCACGCCCTTCACCTTCGCGTTCTTCCGCGACGTGGTGGGGGTGCCGGATCCGGACGTCTTCAACCCGCTGTGGCTGCTGGTGGTGCTCGCCGCCGCGACCCCCTTCGGCCTCATCGGCGGGCGGCTCAGTGACCGGCTGGGGCGGAAGCGCTTCGTGTATGCCAGCGGGGGGTTTCAGGCGCTGGTGGCGCTGGTGTTCGTGGTTCTGTATCCGACCTCGGTGCCGCTGGTGCTCGTGCTCGGGGCGGTGTACGGGGTGGGGTATGGGTTCTTTGTCGCCGTGGACTGGGCGCTCGCCTGTGACACGCTGCCGGATCGTCGGGCGGGGGCGAAGGACATGGGGCTGTTCCACGTGGCGCTGAGCCTGCCGGGGAACGTGGTGCCGGCGGTGGCGGGGGTGGGGTTCGATGCTCTGAATGCACATCAGCCGAACTCGGGGTTTCGAGTGGTGTTCGGGGGGGCCGCGGTGTGCTTCGTGGTGGGGACGGTGCTGGTGCGGAGGATTCGGGGGGTGCGGTGAGTGCCGTCGCCGGTGCGGATGGATGCCGATCGCCGATCAGCCCCGTCCCAGCGCCTCCGCGATCTCCCTCCCGATGCGCTCCACCACGCTCGCCGCGGGCACGCCGTGGTCGATGGCGGTGTACGCCTGCCCCGCCCAGAGGTTGAGCATCTCGGGGTCGTCGCGCTCCCGGGCGGCGCTCCGCAGCGGGGCGGTCAGGTTGACGACATGGGGGTAGGCGGAGGGGGCGACGGCGGTGTTGCGGGCGAGGAAGCCGTTGACGATGCCCCGGGCGCGGCGGCCGCTGAAGGCGCGGGTGAGCAGGGTCCGGCGGCCGCCGCGGAGCGCCGCGCGGTGGGGCGCCGAGGTGCCGGCCTCCGGGGTGTCGAGGAACGCGGTGCCCAGCTGCCCGGCGCGGGCGCCGGCGACGAGCACGGCGGCGACCCCGGCGCCGTCGCAGAGGCCGCCGGAGGCGATCAGCGGCAGGTCGGTCGCCCGGGCGACGAGCCGCAGCAGGGTGAGCAGGCCGATCTCGCCGACGCCGTCCTCGTCGCTGAAGGCGCCGCGATGGGCCCCCGCCTCGATCCCCTGGGCGACCAGCGCGTCGGCGCCGGCGGCGGCCGCGGCCTCCGCCTCGGCGGGCTCGGTGACCGTGACCCAGACCTCGATGCCGGCGCCGTGAAGGCGGTCGATCACCTTCGCACCGGGGCAGCCGAAGGCGACCGAGACCACCGCCGGGCGCTCCGCGACGAGCATCGCCAGCTTCTCCTCCCAGCCGTCGTCCCCCCAGGCCGCATCGCCGGTCGAGCAGCGGTAGGCCACCGCCTCGCGCCGCACCCGGTCCACGTAGCCGGCGAGCAGCGAGCGGTCGACAGCGTCGGGGGTGGGGACGAAGAGGTTCACACCGAAGGCCCGATCGGTGGCGGCGCGCACCGCCGCCACCTCGTCGCCGACCGCGGCGGCGGTGCGGTACCCGGCGGCGACGAAGCCGAGGCCGCCCGCCTCCGACACCGCCGCCGCCAGCGCCGGGGTGGAGGGACCGCCCGCCATCGGCGCCTGCACCACCGGCACGCGCAGCTGGTCGAGCACACCGCCGGAGCCCATGGCGCCACGGTACCAGCGCCCGGCGGCGGCGGTGTGGAGCCCCCGGCGCGCTACCGTTGGCGGGCATGACCGAGGTCATCAGCGTCGGCGGCGTCTGCGCCGACCTCACCGCCGAGCAGGACGACCTCGAGCGCATCGTCCGCGGGCTCGACGACGCCGCGCTCGACACCCCCACCCCGTCGCCGGGATGGTCGGTCCGCGACCAGGTCACCCACCTCGCCTTCTTCGACGGCCGGGCCACCCTGGCGATCGTCGACCCGGAGGCCTTCACCGCCGAGGTGCGGCGCTTCGTCGCCGATCCCGACGGGGTGATGGGGGAGCACCTCGCCCACGGCCACGGGCTCGGGGTCGACGCCCTGCTGGCCTGGTGGGCCGAGGAGCGCGAGCGCTTCCAGGCGGCCGCCCGGGACCTCGACCCCGCCACCCGGGTGCCCTGGTACGGACCGCCGATGAGCCCGGTCTCCTTCGTCACCGCCCGGCTGATGGAGACGTGGTGCCACGGCCAGGACGTGGCCGACGCGGTGGGGGCCTCGCGACAGCCGACCCAGCGGCTCCGCCACGTCGCCCACATCGGCGTCCGCGCCCGCCCCTTCAGCTACCGGACCAACGGGCGCACCGCGCCGGCGGGCGAGGTGCGGGTCGAACTCGAGGCCCCCGGGGGAGGGCTCTGGAGCTGGGGCGACCCCGCCGCCGCCGATCGGGTGACCGGCACCGCCCTCGACTTCTGCCTGGCCGTCACCCAGCGCCGCCACCGCGACGACACCGGGCTGAGGATCGAGGGCCCGCTCGCCGTGGAGTGGATGGGGATCGCGCAGGCCTTCGCCGGTCCGCCCGGCGAGGGGCGTCGCCCGGGGCAGTTCGCCCGCGATTGATCTCGCGGCAGTTGGGCGC is a genomic window of Candidatus Dormiibacterota bacterium containing:
- a CDS encoding family 1 glycosylhydrolase, with protein sequence MITFPAGFMLGCASAAHQVEGGNHNDWTRFEQEPGRIADGSVSGIACDHWNRYRSDLADLAALGQNAHRFSVEWSRIEPEPGRFDAEAVDHYVQVARRCTELGMEPLVTLHHFTLPLWLADRGGVLAADAPALFGRYAAVCARALAGRVRWWITVNEPVILATLGYRFGEWPPGHRSQAEAFAALRALVAVHAAAAAALHDEARRQGVEARVSVAHHYRGMLPRRPRNPLDRAASVLPDWLLNRWFLHACRDGRLRPPVGWGQRLAGAAGSLDWLGVNYYTDDLVSFDPRAPARLLSRQHPDPALPLSTFGWTIDAQGLRRALMRLWRTYRLPIVVTENGVADRDDELRPRYIVDHLAAVAEAIGDGAEVRGYLHWTALDNFEWAQGYSQRFGLFAVDRDTLERRAKPSAAVFARICRAQGIPDELR
- a CDS encoding MFS transporter, with translation MTRRRHLSLSSFWFGLYVLYGPVGTSLIPAQVARLVPRAHYGAALGLVLGAGAFFAMALPPLVGAWSDRLRTRWGRRRPILVAGTVGTVLSLVVMLTAESYTQVLVGYTLGQACSNAAAAAYAALIPDVVPAAEVGRASGWLSTMQLAGSATGLAANAALSAAHRSRLTYAVVAVALVVSLLPTLRVAAVEAPVPPAGVAAVAPRGLRRRIAEFLRPLAGGDFAWVVATRLVVTAGISAVTPFTFAFFRDVVGVPDPDVFNPLWLLVVLAAATPFGLIGGRLSDRLGRKRFVYASGGFQALVALVFVVLYPTSVPLVLVLGAVYGVGYGFFVAVDWALACDTLPDRRAGAKDMGLFHVALSLPGNVVPAVAGVGFDALNAHQPNSGFRVVFGGAAVCFVVGTVLVRRIRGVR
- a CDS encoding nitronate monooxygenase; translated protein: MGSGGVLDQLRVPVVQAPMAGGPSTPALAAAVSEAGGLGFVAAGYRTAAAVGDEVAAVRAATDRAFGVNLFVPTPDAVDRSLLAGYVDRVRREAVAYRCSTGDAAWGDDGWEEKLAMLVAERPAVVSVAFGCPGAKVIDRLHGAGIEVWVTVTEPAEAEAAAAAGADALVAQGIEAGAHRGAFSDEDGVGEIGLLTLLRLVARATDLPLIASGGLCDGAGVAAVLVAGARAGQLGTAFLDTPEAGTSAPHRAALRGGRRTLLTRAFSGRRARGIVNGFLARNTAVAPSAYPHVVNLTAPLRSAARERDDPEMLNLWAGQAYTAIDHGVPAASVVERIGREIAEALGRG
- a CDS encoding TIGR03084 family metal-binding protein, translated to MTEVISVGGVCADLTAEQDDLERIVRGLDDAALDTPTPSPGWSVRDQVTHLAFFDGRATLAIVDPEAFTAEVRRFVADPDGVMGEHLAHGHGLGVDALLAWWAEERERFQAAARDLDPATRVPWYGPPMSPVSFVTARLMETWCHGQDVADAVGASRQPTQRLRHVAHIGVRARPFSYRTNGRTAPAGEVRVELEAPGGGLWSWGDPAAADRVTGTALDFCLAVTQRRHRDDTGLRIEGPLAVEWMGIAQAFAGPPGEGRRPGQFARD